A single Macaca mulatta isolate MMU2019108-1 chromosome 15, T2T-MMU8v2.0, whole genome shotgun sequence DNA region contains:
- the CIZ1 gene encoding cip1-interacting zinc finger protein isoform X33 has translation MNPSQFNLSGRNPQKQARTSSSTTPNRKDSSSQTMPVEDKSDPPEGSEEAAEPGMDTSEDQDLPPCPEDIGKEKCTAAPEPEPCEVSEPPAKRLRSSEEPTEKEPPGQLQAKAQPQARMTVPKQTQTPDLLPEPLEAQVLPRFQPRVLQIQAQVQSQTQPRIPPTDAQVQPKLQKQAQTQTSPEHLVLQQKQVQPQLQQEAEPQKQMQPQVQPQAHSQAPRQVQLQQEAELQKRLQPQARSQPPRQVHLQLQKQAQTQTYPQVHTQAQPRVQPQEQPPAQVPVQPPEQTHEQPQTQPQVSVLAPEQTPVVVDVCGLEMPPDAVEAGGGMEKTLPEPVGTQVSMEEIQKESASGLDVGECENRTREMPGVWGAGGSLKVTILQSSDSRAFSTVPLTPVPRPSDSASSTPAATSTPSKQALQFFCYICKASCSSQQEFQDHMSEPQHQQRLGEIQHMSQACLLSLLPMPRDVLETEDEEPPPRRWCNTCQLYYVGDLIQHRRTQDHKIAKQSLRPFCTVCNRYFKTPRKFVEHVKSQGHKDKAKELKSLEKEIAGQDEDHFITVDAVGCFEGDEEEEDDEDEEEIEVEEELCKQMRSRDISREEWKGSETYSPNTAYGVDFLVPVMGYVCRICHKFYHSNSGAQLSHCKSLGHFENLQKYKAAKNPSPTTRPVSRRCAINARNALTALFTSGGRPPSQPNTQDKTPSKVTARPSQPPLPRRSTRLKT, from the exons ATGAACCCCTCCCAGTTCAACCTTTCAGGACGGAATCCCCAGAAACAGGCCCGGACCTCCTCCTCTACCACCCCCAATCGAAAG GATTCTTCTTCTCAGACAATGCCTGTGGAAGACAAGTCAGACCCCCCAGAGGGGTCTGAGGAAGCCGCAGAGCCCGGGATGGACACATCAGAag ACCAAGATTTACCACCCTGCCCAGAGGACATCGGCAAGGAAAAATGCACTGCAGCACCTGAGCCTGAGCCTTGCGAGGTGTCCGAGCCGCCAGCCAAGAGGTTGAGGAG CTCAGAAGAACCCACAGAGAAGGAACCTCCAGGGCAGCTACAGGCGAAGGCCCAGCCACAGGCCCGGATGACAGTACCGAAACAGACACAGACACCAGACCTGCTGCCTGAGCCCCTGGAAGCCCAAGTGCTGCCACGATTCCAGCCACGGGTCCTGCAGATCCAGGCCCAGGTGCAGTCACAGACTCAGCCACGGATACCACCCACAGACGCCCAGGTGCAGCCAAAGCTGCAGAAGCAGGCACAAACACAGACCTCTCCCGAGCACTTAGTGCTGCAACAGAAGCAGGTGCAGCCACAGCTgcagcaggaggcagagccaCAGAAGCAGATGCAGCCACAGGTACAGCCACAGGCACATTCACAGGCCCCAAGGCAGGTGCAGCtgcagcaggaggcagagctgcagAAGCGGCTGCAGCCCCAGGCACGTTCACAGCCCCCAAGGCAGGTGCACCTGCAGCTGCAGAAGCAGGCCCAGACACAGACGTATCCACAGgtccacacacaagcacagccaAGGGTCCAGCCGCAGGAGCAGCCTCCAGCGCAGGTGCCAGTACAGCCACCAGAGCAAACCCATGAGCAGCCTCAGACCCAGCCACAGGTGTCGGTGCTGGCTCCAGAGCAAACACCGGTTGTGGTTGATGTCTGCGGGTTGGAGATGCCACCTGATGCAGTAGAAGCTGGTGGAG GCATGGAAAAGACCTTGCCGGAGCCTGTGGGCACCCAAGTCAGCATGGAAGAGATCCAGAAGGAGTCGGCCAGTGGCCTAGATGTGGGAGAATGTGAAAACAGAACAAGAGAGATGCCAGGG GTATGGGGCGCTGGGGGCTCCCTGAAGGTCACCATTCTGCAGAGCAGTGACAGCCGGGCCTTTAGCACTGTACCCCTGACACCTGTGCCCCGCCCCAGTGACTCTGCCTCCTCCACCCCTGCAGCTACCAGCACTCCCTCAAAGCAGGCCCTCCAGTTCTTCTGCTACATCTGCAAGGCCAGCTGCTCCAGCCAGCAG GAGTTCCAGGACCACATGTCGGAGCCTCAGCACCAGCAGCGGCTAGGGGAGATCCAGCACATGAGCCAAGCCTGCCTCCTGTCCCTGCTGCCCATGCCCCGGGATGTCCTGGAGACAGAGGATGA GGAGCCTCCACCAAGGCGCTGGTGTAACACCTGCCAGCTCTACTACGTGGGGGACCTGATCCAACACCGAAGGACACAGGACCACAAG ATCGCCAAACAATCCTTGCGACCGTTCTGCACCGTTTGCAACCGCTACTTCAAAACCCCTCGCAAGTTTGTGGAGCACGTGAAGTCCCAGGGTCATAAGGACAAAGCCAAGGAG CTGAAGTCACTTGAGAAGGAGATTGCTGGCCAAGATGAGGACCACTTCATTACAGTGGACGCTGTGGGTTGCTTTGAGGGtgatgaagaggaagaggatgatgaggatgaagaagaGATCGAGGTTGAGGAGGAACTCTGCAAGCAG ATGAGGTCCAGAGATATATCCAGAGAAGAGTGGAAGGGCTCGGAGACCTACAGCCCCAATACTGCATATG GTGTGGACTTCCTGGTACCCGTGATGGGCTACGTCTGCCGCATCTGCCACAAGTTCTATCACAGCAACTCAGGGGCACAGCTCTCCCACTGCAAGTCCTTGGGCCACTTTGAGAACCTGCAG AAATACAAGGCGGCCAAGAACCCCAGCCCCACCACCCGACCTGTGAGCCGCCGGTGCGCAATCAACGCCCGGAACGCTTTGACAGCCCTGTTCACCTCCGGCGGCCGCCCACCCTCCCAGCCCAACACCCAGGACAAAACACCCAGCAAGGTGACGGCTCGACCCTCCCAACCCCCACTACCTCGGCGCTCCACCCGCCTTAAAACCTGA